From Branchiostoma floridae strain S238N-H82 chromosome 5, Bfl_VNyyK, whole genome shotgun sequence:
TTCTTGCTTTATTGATCTgtgatgaaattttgaaaatatggttgattttgtattcatttttcattcataaaAAAATGTGCTTTGGGGTTGAATCCCGCCTTAATTCCTTCATCACTTACCTACTTGCATGTCATTATCTCCTcgtccccctcccccatcccatCCATGGTCATCTAGATAATAGACGTTCCTGAGGTCAGCCAAACTGTGATTAACCAGGATCACGTGAAAGTATGTGTGACGCGAAGGTTGAGGTGCTCCGTGATGTGGTGTGCGCTTTAATCACTGCAGCAATAATCATGTCGTGAATAATTTCATAATGTTGAATAATCAAGAAGATTCttttattcacaaccaagacATGAAAGTACAGCTGGTGACCGTCTGTAACCTGTACTATACATAATTCCATACTGCAGCTAGGCGTCGCTGCCAACAATGCGGTACCAAACGTAAAAAATCCCTTCTTTGACGATCCTTTGCGTTTAGGACCGCATTGTTAGAAGCGAcgcctagctgcagtgtggaaaAGTATCAATCATTTAATATTGCCCTTAAGAAGGCTGTGATCTTACAAATGTTTTGGTTGTGAATaaggaccattgttttgttatctAGCAATAATCATTGTCCTTAACGGCGTGGTAAGAAACGTCGGAGGACTTAATACTAATCATGCTACAAAATCAATTGAATCGTTTGACGTGATTTTAGTAACAAACCAATAATGTCTTTACTTATCCTgtgtgttctttatctttgcTCTTAAAGACTGGCTTCCCTAAGCTTGTGATATTCCGGTATTATCTTGTAAACATTTTGCCTCAGCCAAAAGTGTAATCGttcaatatagaatacaacacggtgtattccgtatcgcccaaggtatcagcccgaccgcgggtcggatcgcccgacggccgaaggccggagggtgatccgacccgcggcagggctgagaccgagggtgatgcggaatacaccgtgttgtattttatttatgtcatacccacctgagaaaacccatgttttgatgcgaaatgcgccagaagttgaacaaatttggtgccctcgaaaaaaacagcattgcaacagtaatgttccaacgtccgaatcaggtattcgaactttcgatgtcgccgtactcggcccactcgaaacagttcgatttattcgaatggagcccgtgtgataaccccgggccgtacggaaagttatcagccggtccgaaacatccgtatcgaacgttttcgcgtcacaggtatgacataaagtctGTTACGCCTGAACCTAGAATCCTAGATAGAGAACTTTCTTTCTACTTGTCATCTAATAATGACAACTTTCACTGTGAAAAATAACACCTTGCATAATCATGTTTGCAAGTATTTTTTCACatcaaattgtacatttttttctgtatttctagGTGTATAATTATGATAGTGAGTTTGTGGTGTGAGTTTGCCGCCGATTTACCGACTAGCCTGCCTTCTCACTTCAGGCGCTGGAGATGAATCCGCACACCAACCTGTATCTTGATGTAAAAGACTTCGAAAGTCCCAAAATAATCGACTTTTATAACAGGTACGTTCTACCTACGTTTAATCTGACAGAACTTATATACTAAAGCGACTAACTTGTTCAAAAAGTAAAATTTGCCACATTCTCTTATGATAAGAGAATGTGGCAAATTTTACTTTTTGAACAAGTTAGTCGCTTTATTCTCTCGCAGTTGATTTGGCGTTATCTCATTTGCTTATGAGTATGGTACCTTGTAATAAAGTTGTATCCCTCGAGTAAACCACCTTAACTATTTAACCTTGTCAGCAAAATTTTCTTAGCTTTGACCGTCGTaccaaaaaacgtttttttgcTAATACAAcctaatgtatacatgtatatctctcCAAATATTGGGAATTTTATTCTCCActttatacagaaaaaaaatcaaacccaataacAAACCGATTTTTATAGATTTAAAGTAACACTAGTTAACTTTGATTTCACTCTACATGTTCACTTAATTCCGTATGCTATACCCtatcattatcatgattttATTTCCGTGTATACTTGTGATTAGCCGTCGGCCATGAATTTGCAATTCGGCTGTTTATCAGACTTTAttctacaggggtgcctaatcatttgcacgaaccctatgagattcgtacgaacattattGCACGAATCACTGCGAAAACGGacaaaccttatgaaaatcacacgagtCATTAttcgaaaacgtacgaaccttatgtgattcgcacaaatcactatgtgacacacacggaccttatgtgatttgcacgaaccttatgcaaatGACGTAATGTCACGTGGCCCGGCGGTTTCgctaaggttcgtgcaaatcgcataaggttcgtgcgttttcgcatagtgattcgtgcgtgtcacataatgtttgtacgaatctcatagggttcgtacaaatgcttaggcacccctgtccTAAGAAGATGTGTAAGATTGCCTCTGCTGTGTTTAATCAGTTGATGTTTCATTGTTGTCAGATTTTTGTTCTCCCTAAACGTCCCGCACACCGTGTCCTCCATCAGCCTGGTGTCAGAGGCGCACAGCCgcaaacagacacacaccacCACACACCACAGTCCACAGGCGGGCCCCGGCATGGGTAAGGCtattctccgagcagaggttgagtcgcgaaGATATAGAACTTCTTTGATTCGTCTCTGAAGTAGACTCGAAAACGTGTGTTTAAAACCAAGCTACAGCCAGAACCAATTCTACATCATTACTGTCTATAAGACCACACTAGTCTATTTCACTGGTTCTCTCAAGTTTCATCTAAAAGAGTCACCATTGACTAGTAAGAAGTCCAGATGAAAACGGGGGTGGGAGGAATACTTGAATGTATCTCACTGTCACAAGTTTTACATGCAGGTTCCAACGCTGTGTGTACGAAGGTACAGAATTATTCCTCTGACTCTGTTTTCATATTGAGCTTCTAGTGAAGCGCTACTTTTTTTCCAGAACCAAATGGTGTGTTTACTATATCATTATTGTATATCATGTTGAGCCATATTGATTGGATAAtaatttgaatgacatttggTTGAGTGTATTAGCGTCAGTGtgaataatatttttttattgttctaTATCTCCGCgtctcaacctctgcttggaaaacaAGGTAAGGCGTAACGGAACGAATTGAGACAACTTGACCGTTTAATGAACCAGACTTATTACCAGTGTGTATGTAACGTCAGTGTGAATATGCTttattcgagcccataacattGAGGAAGCCACatattcgagcccataacattGAGGAAGCCACatattcgagcccataacattGAGGAAGCCACatattcgagcccataacattGAGGAAGCCACatattcgagcccataacagtGAGGAAGCCACatattcgagcccataacattGAGGAAGCCACatattcgagcccataacactgaggaagccaggTTCGAATGAAGTTGCTAAACGGgtaacatgcggctccagcgtcttttctgaagatgtggcctaagtgtgaacggttggcttgaggttatcCTTCTCCACATACAGTGTGAATATGCTTTATTGTCAACTTTCCAAAGAAGGATAGGATTTTCATACTTATGACAGATGTATTTCGGAGAAAAAATACTATCAATGGATATAATCAgcgcaaatgaggaccttatttgcctATAGCTATCTAATgggaaaatgtgacaaaaatcaCACAAGTTTATAAACGCTATAAATCATATTTGTCATTCAATTTGATGCTAACATTACCATATATTGATGGTGATTAATCATGCAATTGAATTTAGTGATGGCTTATTTCCATACTCAATGATGACTTAGTATTTGTTGGCAAAGGATTGAGATCGTCTAGCTTCAGTTTTTACGACATTAATTTGAGCCCcaaactaaaaaatgtatagtGCAGGCAAAGCCCCATAATGTTTCCTGTTCAAATTCGTCAAAACCATATAATGGCATAACTTATGTTATCCATTTCCTTTTTTATTTTAGCTTGGTCAACAGGCTCTGTCCCtgcagccacacaactgtcctCCCCCGACACGCCCCCGATGGACACCCGGGGACCGACCCGGCCGCCCTTCAGGTGCGGCACGCCCAGCAGACTGCAGAGGAGCGCAGATTCCGCTGTGAGGCGCTGGCAGTACGGCATGGCCATCCGGGCGCACTCCATCCAGCAAGCAGGTGAGGTCAACATTCCTctcagtctgtgtgtgtgtgtgtgtgtgtgtgtgtgtgcgcgcgcgcgtgtctgtgtgtgtgtgcgtgcgtgtctgtgtgtgcatgtgtgtgtgcgtgcgttcgtgtgtgcgtgcgtttgtgTGATTTTTCGTGCGTTTGTCcgtgcgtttgtgtgtgagtgagtgtgtgtgtttgttaagTGTGTGTGCCCCTGTGGTCTCAAAATGTCTCGTATGTGACTACATAACGATTTTATCAATAAAAAGGTGACACGAATTACAATATTTAAACCTGCAATATGCTGTTGGTACATATGTATGTTATGACTAAATTGTCTAACCACAGCGGACCCCATTTCTGGCCACATACGAGCACTGACGGGAGACAGACGGTCCCAGAGCGCCCACCCGCTGATGGCCGCTACCATCCAACCTGTTCAACCAACCACAGCACAGCGTAGAGTCAAAACGGCCACGCCCTTCACCAAGGGAGCCACgcccatggcaacgggtttggCTGTTCCCAGCGGGGCCTCAGAGGAAACTATTAAGGTTAGACCAAATGATTTGTTTACATGGATAACATTCTCTGGGCGCCCAAACTAAATTGATGCAAGCGTGCTCATACCCCGTGgatttccactaggacggcgctctcgccgcgctctctctgtgacctcaaatttgacatatcgctcaacgaattgtatagaaaagaacgaatctttttacactttctgtgttttgttcttttcagtcacacttttaagttttgtatgatatacccagtgtgaaagcgaaggtgaCACGTATCCTATTCATGtagcagtgagagcgcagcgtgatcggctagtggaaagggggccgtAGAAGTTGccatcattttgaaatttaagcGGTCTGGAAGGCTGAACGAATGACTGATACAGATCTGTGGTATACCGTACAATAGATGCTTCATTTTCCTAGTTTCACATTctcttttcatttcaaattgacTTATATTCTAcaacatacatgttgtattatatTCTACAACTGTTAATTTAAAAGTCGGGTTTCCTTGTCTGCAATTCACAGCACATAACGTTTATAACGTTTTGGGAAATCACACTCTCGAATATGTTCGTTTTAGCCTTCATTTAACAGGTACTCACCTTATTAGTAGAAATTAACCCTCGCACTAGTTACTTAATGATGGCTTTAATTGCTGGTGGTCATAACCACACAGTATGGCACTGTGTATTATCACAAcaaaaattctttctttttttctgcaggtGTTTGAACAGGTGAATCTGGACAACATGCCCAGGATGTACTACAAGTAAGTTTACTTTCAATTCCATCAGCATTTGTACGTATCTTGGAACATGGTAACTTAAGACTGCCTGCATCaactgtcttgatatttggtatgataAGACCTCAAATTACCTACTAGTAGGTTTTGAGGGAATGTGTATATTTTGGTATCTCGTAtcctggatatgctgtggtcgtgaCTTTTGATTGTAGGTAACTCATGTTTTCGTTCTTGTAGTTaacatgtttcttttgtttctcCAGGCCATGGAAAGGAGACAAACTTCCAATGACGGAAACCGAGAGAAGAAAAACTGCTCCAGTCTTCAAAGTGTGACGACAGTTTATGACTTCTGATCAGTGGAAAAGGAATATTAGATCAGAGAGGGAGACAAAATACGTCTGGTGCTGAAACAACGTCTTTTTAAAGCCATACAAGTTTgggatttgttttgttttgtttgatgtaCACGTAAAGCAAACAGTATAACTTAATATGGAAGtgcataattatatttcagccataccataggtatggtgaaatatattgtattcgtaatgtttctttcttctttctttctttctttctcctgtcaaatcttcaaatcgaatcaactccgtcgttcctggaccgaatgacttgaaatttggcacaagggtagagtgggccaatacccttaggtgttttttttcattttattcatatctgcttctaaaatgattttattgaggttttattgcaatttttggaccacaactttatatttaggccccctgtaccatggtattacatccaaatgacctgaaatttagcacagaggtgccctaggtacttattcaaaggatccatgcataatatttggtataaatcacttcaaaatggctcattatggaggtttttgtgggagaattttggatttgtgaggtggaagtgccgaggtcaacgacctctaggtcattctggaagccacaggtgtttctggtagatccaatcatctacatacctacctagtctatgttcctccaggtggttggggggacaaggtaaatctaattaattattagccaatgagcaaggttattttgctggaagagtccattgttggtcaggggggtgttttttaaaatttactttaagactttggtgataatgccaatgctttttttagcggaagtgtttttgcactgatccacttgacataaggctactgctgggacagtccatttttgcacataggggggatttttaaaaaattcatttttggacatgggtgatgattccgaattccatttgttgaatggaacttgaccccacctgaagactgtacctgaggattcggcagccaatcagcaagcctgatgtaatatggatgagtccattcatgcacaggggactattaaaaaaattcagttttggactgggttgcttattatagaaaaggccatgtatttctggactttggtgattatgtcaaagtcctattttagcggatgtatttttggatcgctccactttgcacaggggtataacaggtagagtccattcttgcaaagggggggatttctttcaaattcagttttggacggctgatgattcaaaattccatttcttagcggaagtgtttttggactggtctatcttacccttctacattgggtgcacttgagtccattcttgcagggGAGGGGGTTGtacgattcatttttgctcatacgtGTAATTAGTAGCTTAGGATGCTTAGTCATCTTAAGCAGAagagttccatttttgcacatgggtgattttggaatagtccattgttgcttggggaaggagatggctgaaatatgctgtatttgctctcaagcaaatgtcggcctttctagtatattTTTCTGATACATATTCAAGTATGACCGTCTCAACGCACATATGTGAACTGACTACGTAAAGAGAcactgtacctacatgtacaatatatggtACAAGGGGTTATTGTTAATTTTCGGGTCTCACCCAGAAGTCATGTGCATAACGACCACATTTTGGCCACGTCAAAAGACAACTAGGGATCATTGTAACAGTTCTGAAAAAAAACCTCTGATATCACCGAGTGTCCAAATTTGAGCAAACAAATATATTTTGCTTTGAAACTCTTTGTACTGATACACCAGTATTTGTCTTTGACACTGTACAACAATCATGGAGGTACTGACAAATAAAGTGTTAAGTAATTATTCTTACAAGTTTGTCATTAATACTCATTCTTGAGTCATCTTTAGGCACTTTTACTTTGTTATGACATTTGATAGTGACACACCAtcgcaaaaaaaacaaacattttaagaccatgttgatttgattaatatacagatgacatcctctgggaacccttAAACTGGTGtgagcatgcaaataaaaaaacttggcccaaaaaagttgccttcaataAGAATAGGAAAAGTAAGTGGtcatcaggaaggttgaacaaatgacggAACACATAGCcgatggtataccgaacaatagattcattacttttgttctttcacatattcttcAACTTTGGGACTGGCTTTGACATTCTACAAATTAGtagccattttttaaaaaatatatatgaattttttttgcaatttaccAGACATATTTAGCTgctactttgtacaatttacagtattgttgaaTTTCTCGGAAgtggccaaaaattgatgcatgtgctgatgtcatccaaactattatcaaatcaatatggcttAACATGATAATAcaattatatattataataatatagaAAACACCTTTTTGTTCTtgcatttgaaaaaaagtagCGCTTGACTAGAACCTCAATGTCAAAATAAAGTCAGAGGGAAAATTCCGTACCATCGTACACACAGCGTTGGAAATTGCATGTAAAATGCGAAATGTGTGACAGTCAGATACAAGTATTCCCATCATCCCCCTATTATCATCTGGACTTCTTGCTATATAGCCAAGGGTGACTGTTTTCGATAAAACTTGAGAGAACCAGTGAAATAaacaacagtactagtatggCCTTATAGACAGTCACCATATTGAATTGGTTCTGACTGTAGGTGGGTTTACACACACGTTTTTAAGTCTACTTTAGAGATGAATCAAACGTGTTCTGTTTACAGCCACACTATTGCCTTGCATTGAATTATTCCTACCTTTCACAACAAGGTGCACACAACTTTTAACAGAAAATGTATGGCATGTAGAGTAAGAAACCATTTTTAAATTTGCGCCAAGT
This genomic window contains:
- the LOC118415362 gene encoding uncharacterized protein LOC118415362 isoform X1, with protein sequence MSTAEQKLLRIQEEAQITLKEAMRNERSKRWKRVVENYTHLLKLVSRRNLPEGYEPPASKHIMLLYESYYHLGLALQNLGRHREAIKQYTKAIKVVSIPKNGCLAGCHSNSCLMTPLFAKRAFAYAKCWDRKNALRDAEKAVVLDNVNPDVYCIRALAWMTFNEEKMAIQDLSTALKRNPRHACALILRGTIDRPMIIDVPEVSQTVINQDHVKALEMNPHTNLYLDVKDFESPKIIDFYNRFLFSLNVPHTVSSISLVSEAHSRKQTHTTTHHSPQAGPGMAWSTGSVPAATQLSSPDTPPMDTRGPTRPPFRCGTPSRLQRSADSAVRRWQYGMAIRAHSIQQAADPISGHIRALTGDRRSQSAHPLMAATIQPVQPTTAQRRVKTATPFTKGATPMATGLAVPSGASEETIKVFEQVNLDNMPRMYYKPWKGDKLPMTETERRKTAPVFKV
- the LOC118415362 gene encoding uncharacterized protein LOC118415362 isoform X2, with the protein product MSTAEQKLLRIQEEAQITLKEAMRNERSKRWKRVVENYTHLLKLVSRRNLPEGYEPPASKHIMLLYESYYHLGLALQNLGRHREAIKQYTKAIKVVSIPKNGCLAGCHSNSCLMTPLFAKRAFAYAKCWDRKNALRDAEKAVVLDNVNPDVYCIRALAWMTFNEEKMAIQDLSTALKRNPRHACALILRGTIDRPMALEMNPHTNLYLDVKDFESPKIIDFYNRFLFSLNVPHTVSSISLVSEAHSRKQTHTTTHHSPQAGPGMAWSTGSVPAATQLSSPDTPPMDTRGPTRPPFRCGTPSRLQRSADSAVRRWQYGMAIRAHSIQQAADPISGHIRALTGDRRSQSAHPLMAATIQPVQPTTAQRRVKTATPFTKGATPMATGLAVPSGASEETIKVFEQVNLDNMPRMYYKPWKGDKLPMTETERRKTAPVFKV